In Papaver somniferum cultivar HN1 chromosome 1, ASM357369v1, whole genome shotgun sequence, a genomic segment contains:
- the LOC113318414 gene encoding vacuolar iron transporter 1-like — MAETAKEKLLDNHIEKHFTAGAIVRDVIIGVSDGLTVPFALAAGLSGANVGSSIIVTAGLAEVAAGAISMGLGGYLAAKSEEDHYHRELKREQEEIINVPDTEAAEIEEILAEYDLQPHEYAPLVNALRKKPQAWLDFMMKFELGLEKPDPTRALESAFTIAFAYILGGLVPLLPYMFIPDAVKAMLTSVAVTLIALLFFGFVKGHFTGNRPFRSAFETALIGTIASAAAYGIAKLVQAK, encoded by the exons ATGGCGGAAACAGCTAAAGAGAAGTTATTGGATAACCATATTGAGAAACATTTTACTGCAGGTGCAATTGTGAGAGATGTGATTATTGGGGTTTCTGATGGTCTCACCGTTCCGTTTGCTCTTGCTGCTGGTCTTTCCGGTGCTAATGTTGGGTCTTCTATTATTGTCACCGCTGGTCTTGCTGAAGTTGCTGCTGGTGCCATATCCATGGGTCTCGGAGG GTATCTTGCGGCAAAAAGCGAAGAGGATCATTATCATAGGGAGCTGAAGAGAGAACAGGAGGAGATCATCAATGTCCCTGATACAG AGGCTGCTGAGATTGAGGAGATTCTCGCAGAGTACGACCTGCAACCACATGAATATGCACCTTTGGTGAATGCTCTCCGAAAGAAACCCCAGGCATGGCTGGATTTTATGATGAA GTTTGAACTCGGATTAGAGAAGCCTGATCCAACAAGAGCATTAGAGAGTGCATTCACAATTGCGTTTGCTTACATTTTAGGTGGATTGGTACCTCTCCTTCCTTACATGTTCATCCCGGACGCTGTCAAAGCCATGCTAACCTCAGTGGCCGTTACTTTGATAGCACTGCTTTTCTTTGGCTTTGTTAAGGGTCACTTCACCGGAAACCGACCTTTCAGAAGTGCTTTTGAGACAGCTCTAATTGGGACAATCGCCTCTGCTGCAGCTTATGGAATAGCTAAGCTTGTACAAGCAAAATGA